GAAGGTACTCGCCAAAATATCTTCTGTGGCGACTAGGCCTTGCCGCACCCGATCTTGCGTGACGTTAAAAATTTGCTGTTCTGCTTCGTCCAGGACCGTTTCTAAGGTCTTGGAGGTGTCGTAGGCCAATTGCATGACCTCCGTCGCCCCTTTGATCAATTGTCGCCGCAGAAACTTGTCTTTAATCAGAGCGGCATATTGATCGATATTAATAGCACTGACCGTACGGTCCACTAGCTGGGCTAGCTTACCTTGCCCACCGACTTTATCGAGGAGTTCATGATCCTGTAGCCAAGCGGTGACACACATCAAGTCAGTGGGACTGCCTTGACCATGCAGATTCAGTGCGGCGCGGTAAATTTCTTGATGAGCGCTGAGATAAAAGGTCTCAGGCCGAAGCAAATCTGCAACTCGGCCAATTGCTTCTGGGTCCAGCAGAATACCCCCCAGAATGGATTCCTCGGCTTCAACATTCTGAGGGGGTAAGCGATCGCTAGCGGGTTGGAAATCTAGCTCGTAAACCATAGGTATGCCAACAGGTAAATCCCTTTAGTTAGAGGATAATCTTACTCGGGAGGTGCCAGCACCCTAGCATTTATTCAGGAACAACTTCCACTTTGACGGTAGCAATGACTTCTGGGTGGAGCTTAATATCAACGGAGTAGGTTCCCAGCTTGCGGATATCAGGGATATCAATGCCCCGTTTGTCGATTTCGAAACCGCTGATATTGGCGATAAGTTCGGCAACGTCAGGAGAGGTTACCCGACCGAACAGCATATCTTCTTCGCCGGCCTTTTGTTCAATGCGGAAGGTGCCAATAGTTTGAAGGGCGACCTTTTGTTTTGCGGCCTCGTCCTTAATGCCTTCTAGACGCTTGAGTTCTTCGGCTTTGCGATGCTCAATCTGCTTGAGCACACCAGGAGTAGCTCGGTAAGCGATTCCTTTCGGAATTAAATAGTTGCGGGCATATCCAGGCGCAACTTCAACTAGGTCTCCTGAATAACCCAGTTTTCTAACATCTTCATTTAAAACGAGCTGAACGCGTTTTCCCATAGCCCTAAGTGCGTCGATACATAAATTTCAGTGAAAGCACTTGATCATACCTAACTTAGAGGTGCTTTGGCAATGTCAATTTTCGAGTGCCTAAGAACCCCTGATAGGTAGGGTTCGATAATCAGGTGATTTTAAAAATGGTTGCGTAGGTGCAATGTAGATGTGCTAGAATCCAAAACTGTTGACAAAGTAGGGGTCGGTGCCCGAGTGGTTAATGGGGGCGGACTGTAAATCCGCTGGCTACGCCTACGCTGGTTCAAATCCAGCCCGGCCCATTGTCTTCGATTTGCCCATGTGGCTCAGTGGTAGAGCACACCCTTGGTAAGGGTGAGGTCACCGGTTCAATCCCGGTCATGGGCTTTAACTAGAAAATTGGCAGCATTTCTCTAGAACGTTTCAATCTCGTGCGTTGAGGTGAGAATCATCACAATGCAGGACGCTGCTCTAATGAGAGATAATTTCCATCTCTTTAATTTTCTGACATCTATTGATAACAAAGCTAGCATGGCGATATTTAGAATCGTCTTGTTACCGAGTACACTCCACACCCTAATGGCATAATTCCTTACCAAAGAATACTCAAAGGCTGGTGAAGTCTACAACCTGGCTTGGATGAAGGCGATTAAGGCGGGCAGGTTAGCTCTGGCTACCAATGGCATCTCCTCAGTCATAAACAGTGCTGTCAATCTTTTCATACAGATCTAATCAATACATTTTTAATTTTGGCAATCGAGAGGTGGTTTTATGAAGCTTAATCAGCTTATCGCTGTCATGCAGTCCGTGAAAAAAAGAGCTGCAGACGAAAAGACAAAGATCTACAAACAGATTCAAAAACCTGAGCTATTTCAAGGTTTGTCACGGACCTACTCACCGAAGGATGAAGAAGGCCACGTCTATCCCCCCGAGTCTCAAAAGGTCACATATAAGGCGGGAGACTCGCTAGAAGCCTTTTCAAGGGCCTGCCAAGATTTATTTGACAGTGCTTTAACCCAAGATGAAGCCAATACCTCAGCAAGGGCCAACATCACCTTGGATGACGGTACAGTGATTGCGCCTGATGTCCCCGTTACATACTTGATGTTCCTAGACAAACAGTTGACTGATATCAGGACATTTATCAGCCATATCCCGATCTTGCCCATTGATGAAGACTGGGAATATGACTCTAACCGAGGGTTTTATGTCACTCGCCCTCGCGAAACCACTAAGACCAAGAAGGTACAAGAATTTGTGATCGCTGCTGAGGCAACCGAACATCACCCAGCCCAAGTCAAAGAGGTCACCAACGATGTAGTTGAAGGGACTTGGGCTTTGGTTAAGTTCTCTGGTGCTTTACCACAGTCAGAACTAGATGAAATGCGACTTCGACTGGATGCACTTCAAAAAGCTGTTATCAAAGCTAGAGAGGAAGCCAATAGCATCGAAATAACCCGAAGAACTATATCGAATAACATTTTTGACTATTTATTTGGGCAGCGTTAGATTGAACAAGAGCATAGATTTAGATTCAGTATCAAAAAAAGTGATTGGATGGTTCAAATCCTCCCTCTCGCATCCTTAAGCGAGAGTATGCTAATGGGTAAAGCAGCTTTTGATACATTAAGGCTAAAAAATTAAACTCAGTTTATTGCTCTAGTCTTAATCTAAAATCCACTCTTGTGAATCAACCAAAGCTCAACAACACATGGGATATACGAGTTCAACTCTCGTCCCGCTCCCCAAATCTTGAGCGGGTAGTTTAATGGCAAAACACCCTTGTATTAAGCTGATTGAGCTTTAATCGGACATAAACTAGTCACAAGTTAATGGCTCTAATGCATTGAACCCCGGCAGGCGGTATTTGCCGGGGTTTGTCTTTAGCCATACTCACATTCAGCGGTGGCATGATGACATGCCATCCCAATCTGGGTTAAGAGCATCTTCGAAACGCGTCCACGAATGCATAATCAAGGGTTAACGATAGTTTCGAACTTAGGTGCAATAAACTCCAAAGTATGCCCCCAATTTCAGTGGCAGCAGCCCAGGGCTGTTTTAAGTTAGCAGCGAAAAAATAATATCGACCCGATTAGCCAGCTTAGTCATCGCGGTTTTGAGGGATTGATAGTCGTTTAGCCGCAGGATATTAATCCCAATAGTTCTAAGCACTGACCAATTGAGCAGTGCTTGTTCATCTTCGAGTCGATAATCATCTTCGCCAAAAACAACATCCTTCGGCCAATGCAACCGATTTTCAATGCCCCAATGTTCTCGGACCAGAGATTGCCAATGCTGGGGTGAGGTGGCAGCTGAACTGATGTAATAGG
The genomic region above belongs to Acaryochloris sp. CCMEE 5410 and contains:
- the rplI gene encoding 50S ribosomal protein L9 — translated: MGKRVQLVLNEDVRKLGYSGDLVEVAPGYARNYLIPKGIAYRATPGVLKQIEHRKAEELKRLEGIKDEAAKQKVALQTIGTFRIEQKAGEEDMLFGRVTSPDVAELIANISGFEIDKRGIDIPDIRKLGTYSVDIKLHPEVIATVKVEVVPE